From the Euphorbia lathyris chromosome 6, ddEupLath1.1, whole genome shotgun sequence genome, one window contains:
- the LOC136233325 gene encoding hydroxymethylglutaryl-CoA lyase, mitochondrial isoform X2, producing the protein MGFVIWIQRFASGACRPTVDDMGMGNFWIEGRSCTSSNSCEEDYEEYTRETFPWKRHTRNLSQGDSFNHRSVNLGKSRMACRTVWDSHYFPDHQCNPKSSDKNMRELKNKFFKGLPKFVKIVEVGPRDGLQNEKNIVPTNVKIELIRRLVSSGLPVVEATSFVSPKWVPQLADARDIMTAVQCLEGSKLPVLTPNLKGFEAAVAAGSKEVAIFASASESFSKSNINCSIEESLARYRVVTHAAKELRIPVRGYVSCVVGCPVEGAIPPSKVAYVAKELHDMGCFEISLADTIGVGTPGSVIPMLEAVMKVVPVEKLGVHFHDTYGQSLPNILVSLQMGISTVDSSVAGLGGCPYAKGASGNVATEDVVYMLHGLGVKTNVDLTKLLAAGDFITNHLGRPSGSKAAIAFTRARATAH; encoded by the exons ATGGGATTCGTCATTTG GATTCAGAGGTTCGCATCTGGTGCTTGCAGGCCCACGGTTGATGATATGGGAATGGGAAATTTCTGGATTGAAGGAAGAAGTTGTACCTCATCCAACAGTTGTGA GGAAGATTATGAAGAGTACACAAGAGAAACTTTTCCATGGAAGAGGCATACAAGGAATCTCTCACAAGGTGATTCGTTCAATCATAGGAGCGTGAACTTAGGCAAGAGCCGAATGGCTTGCCGAACGGTTTGGGATTCACATTACTTTCCGGATCATCAATGTAACCCTAAATCCAGTGATAAAAACATGCGGGAGTTAAAGAACAAG TTTTTCAAGGGCTTGCCAAAGTTTGTGAAGATAGTGGAAGTTGGTCCGAGAGACGGACTACAGAATGAGAAAAATATTGTACCTACAAATGTCAAGATTGAACTAATACGCAGACTAGTCTCTTCTGGGTTGCCGGTGGTTGAGGCTACAAGTTTTGTATCTCCTAAATGGGTTCCACAG TTAGCAGATGCAAGAGATATAATGACTGCAGTTCAATGTTTGGAGGGATCTAAACTGCCTGTTTTGACACCTAATCTAAAA GGATTTGAAGCAGCTGTTGCTGCAGGATCCAAGGAAGTTGCGAtttttgcatcagcttctgagTCATTTTCAAAATCAAACATTAACTGTAGCATTGAAGAGAGTCTTGCTCGGTATCGTGTTGTAACTCATGCTGCTAAAGAACTTCGAATTCCTGTTCGTGG GTATGTATCGTGTGTTGTTGGGTGTCCTGTAGAAGGAGCAATCCCGCCTTCAAAagtggcgtatgtggcaaaagaACTTCATGACATGGGTTGCTTTGAAATTTCTCTTGCTGATACAATTGGTGTTGGCACACCTG GGAGTGTTATTCCCATGCTTGAAGCGGTAATGAAAGTTGTGCCTGTTGAGAAGCTTGGTGTCCACTTCCATGATACTTATGGGCAATCCCTACCAAATATACTGGTTTCTCTCCAG ATGGGGATCAGCACAGTGGACTCTTCTGTTGCGGGTCTAGGTGGGTGCCCATATGCAAAGGGAGCATCGGGGAATGTAGCGACTGAAGATGTAGTATACATGCTGCATGGGCTGGGTGTGAAAACTAATGTGGACTTAACCAAACTCCTAGCTGCAGGGGATTTCATAACTAACCACTTAGGCCGCCCATCTGGATCAAAAGCTGCTATTGCCTTCACCCGTGCACGTGCTACTGCTCATTGA
- the LOC136233325 gene encoding hydroxymethylglutaryl-CoA lyase, mitochondrial isoform X1: MSSLEEPPYLDKLPSMNTIDRIQRFASGACRPTVDDMGMGNFWIEGRSCTSSNSCEEDYEEYTRETFPWKRHTRNLSQGDSFNHRSVNLGKSRMACRTVWDSHYFPDHQCNPKSSDKNMRELKNKFFKGLPKFVKIVEVGPRDGLQNEKNIVPTNVKIELIRRLVSSGLPVVEATSFVSPKWVPQLADARDIMTAVQCLEGSKLPVLTPNLKGFEAAVAAGSKEVAIFASASESFSKSNINCSIEESLARYRVVTHAAKELRIPVRGYVSCVVGCPVEGAIPPSKVAYVAKELHDMGCFEISLADTIGVGTPGSVIPMLEAVMKVVPVEKLGVHFHDTYGQSLPNILVSLQMGISTVDSSVAGLGGCPYAKGASGNVATEDVVYMLHGLGVKTNVDLTKLLAAGDFITNHLGRPSGSKAAIAFTRARATAH, from the exons ATGTCAAGTTTGGAAGAGCCACCTTATCTTGACAAGTTACCAAGCATGAATACTATTGACAGGATTCAGAGGTTCGCATCTGGTGCTTGCAGGCCCACGGTTGATGATATGGGAATGGGAAATTTCTGGATTGAAGGAAGAAGTTGTACCTCATCCAACAGTTGTGA GGAAGATTATGAAGAGTACACAAGAGAAACTTTTCCATGGAAGAGGCATACAAGGAATCTCTCACAAGGTGATTCGTTCAATCATAGGAGCGTGAACTTAGGCAAGAGCCGAATGGCTTGCCGAACGGTTTGGGATTCACATTACTTTCCGGATCATCAATGTAACCCTAAATCCAGTGATAAAAACATGCGGGAGTTAAAGAACAAG TTTTTCAAGGGCTTGCCAAAGTTTGTGAAGATAGTGGAAGTTGGTCCGAGAGACGGACTACAGAATGAGAAAAATATTGTACCTACAAATGTCAAGATTGAACTAATACGCAGACTAGTCTCTTCTGGGTTGCCGGTGGTTGAGGCTACAAGTTTTGTATCTCCTAAATGGGTTCCACAG TTAGCAGATGCAAGAGATATAATGACTGCAGTTCAATGTTTGGAGGGATCTAAACTGCCTGTTTTGACACCTAATCTAAAA GGATTTGAAGCAGCTGTTGCTGCAGGATCCAAGGAAGTTGCGAtttttgcatcagcttctgagTCATTTTCAAAATCAAACATTAACTGTAGCATTGAAGAGAGTCTTGCTCGGTATCGTGTTGTAACTCATGCTGCTAAAGAACTTCGAATTCCTGTTCGTGG GTATGTATCGTGTGTTGTTGGGTGTCCTGTAGAAGGAGCAATCCCGCCTTCAAAagtggcgtatgtggcaaaagaACTTCATGACATGGGTTGCTTTGAAATTTCTCTTGCTGATACAATTGGTGTTGGCACACCTG GGAGTGTTATTCCCATGCTTGAAGCGGTAATGAAAGTTGTGCCTGTTGAGAAGCTTGGTGTCCACTTCCATGATACTTATGGGCAATCCCTACCAAATATACTGGTTTCTCTCCAG ATGGGGATCAGCACAGTGGACTCTTCTGTTGCGGGTCTAGGTGGGTGCCCATATGCAAAGGGAGCATCGGGGAATGTAGCGACTGAAGATGTAGTATACATGCTGCATGGGCTGGGTGTGAAAACTAATGTGGACTTAACCAAACTCCTAGCTGCAGGGGATTTCATAACTAACCACTTAGGCCGCCCATCTGGATCAAAAGCTGCTATTGCCTTCACCCGTGCACGTGCTACTGCTCATTGA
- the LOC136233325 gene encoding hydroxymethylglutaryl-CoA lyase, mitochondrial isoform X3, with product MGMGNFWIEGRSCTSSNSCEEDYEEYTRETFPWKRHTRNLSQGDSFNHRSVNLGKSRMACRTVWDSHYFPDHQCNPKSSDKNMRELKNKFFKGLPKFVKIVEVGPRDGLQNEKNIVPTNVKIELIRRLVSSGLPVVEATSFVSPKWVPQLADARDIMTAVQCLEGSKLPVLTPNLKGFEAAVAAGSKEVAIFASASESFSKSNINCSIEESLARYRVVTHAAKELRIPVRGYVSCVVGCPVEGAIPPSKVAYVAKELHDMGCFEISLADTIGVGTPGSVIPMLEAVMKVVPVEKLGVHFHDTYGQSLPNILVSLQMGISTVDSSVAGLGGCPYAKGASGNVATEDVVYMLHGLGVKTNVDLTKLLAAGDFITNHLGRPSGSKAAIAFTRARATAH from the exons ATGGGAATGGGAAATTTCTGGATTGAAGGAAGAAGTTGTACCTCATCCAACAGTTGTGA GGAAGATTATGAAGAGTACACAAGAGAAACTTTTCCATGGAAGAGGCATACAAGGAATCTCTCACAAGGTGATTCGTTCAATCATAGGAGCGTGAACTTAGGCAAGAGCCGAATGGCTTGCCGAACGGTTTGGGATTCACATTACTTTCCGGATCATCAATGTAACCCTAAATCCAGTGATAAAAACATGCGGGAGTTAAAGAACAAG TTTTTCAAGGGCTTGCCAAAGTTTGTGAAGATAGTGGAAGTTGGTCCGAGAGACGGACTACAGAATGAGAAAAATATTGTACCTACAAATGTCAAGATTGAACTAATACGCAGACTAGTCTCTTCTGGGTTGCCGGTGGTTGAGGCTACAAGTTTTGTATCTCCTAAATGGGTTCCACAG TTAGCAGATGCAAGAGATATAATGACTGCAGTTCAATGTTTGGAGGGATCTAAACTGCCTGTTTTGACACCTAATCTAAAA GGATTTGAAGCAGCTGTTGCTGCAGGATCCAAGGAAGTTGCGAtttttgcatcagcttctgagTCATTTTCAAAATCAAACATTAACTGTAGCATTGAAGAGAGTCTTGCTCGGTATCGTGTTGTAACTCATGCTGCTAAAGAACTTCGAATTCCTGTTCGTGG GTATGTATCGTGTGTTGTTGGGTGTCCTGTAGAAGGAGCAATCCCGCCTTCAAAagtggcgtatgtggcaaaagaACTTCATGACATGGGTTGCTTTGAAATTTCTCTTGCTGATACAATTGGTGTTGGCACACCTG GGAGTGTTATTCCCATGCTTGAAGCGGTAATGAAAGTTGTGCCTGTTGAGAAGCTTGGTGTCCACTTCCATGATACTTATGGGCAATCCCTACCAAATATACTGGTTTCTCTCCAG ATGGGGATCAGCACAGTGGACTCTTCTGTTGCGGGTCTAGGTGGGTGCCCATATGCAAAGGGAGCATCGGGGAATGTAGCGACTGAAGATGTAGTATACATGCTGCATGGGCTGGGTGTGAAAACTAATGTGGACTTAACCAAACTCCTAGCTGCAGGGGATTTCATAACTAACCACTTAGGCCGCCCATCTGGATCAAAAGCTGCTATTGCCTTCACCCGTGCACGTGCTACTGCTCATTGA